In Ooceraea biroi isolate clonal line C1 chromosome 14, Obir_v5.4, whole genome shotgun sequence, the genomic window aatttatgtttttattacatatttatattatagatttctgcttgtttaataaaacattttatatttttctttatttgaattttatataaactaatGGTGCCAAAaagtttaagaaaataaaacaacattCTATTAGAAAcccatacaaaataattattttatttttccgtaactttactttttatactaaataaagtataacatttctataatttcattaatatattttgcaactagttataaagttatataatagtaataatattaaatatatttattatttatttgttatgcttaattaagtattcttaattatttttttaggtTTGCACAATGTGCATCAATAGActcaaagaaaaaagaagtgGACATGGTAAATGGTATTTAGATACCTGTTTTTATTAACTGAAGTCTGTACTTTATAACTGAACTAGCTGCTagtttagaatttatttttctccttccATATTTGAAAAAACAGATAAACTTTGAATTAGTGTAACCAGTTCAACTATAAAAAAACAGATCTGAAATTCTGACTGATCGAGGGCGAatcatttatacatatattttatatctatcaattatatttttctaacgtGTCTTAtcattttacacacacacaattagtaaaattatttgtatgtagaagttatattacatttatgtttaCACTATCATactttataaataacaatattatcttaaaaaatattatatacattcattacaatttattaagactaataattattgtatataaaaattattaataatttaataataataatcattgtatataataattgtatatttgattttaataaaattgtgttttaattaaaagtaactaTTTAATACAACCTTTTCAtagtatttctataatattgttattaggtatatatacatatatatctgtttaattGTACCGATTGCCTTTCAAATTAGAGCGCGCGCACAACCAGCAATATGGCGATCTGTTAGTCATTAGATCAAAGGTGCCGACACCGAGTGAGCCTACTGTTCTTTCCTATACTGTGGCCAAGTTGagaacacgctcggtctattcttactataTCTATGCATTCATTATATAGTCATAGAGACCCTTTATAGTCAAAGATTGGCGCCATTTTCGGGACAATGGTCAGTCTCATATAGAGGGTCTCTAATTCTGAAGACTTAAGGCGCCACCTTGCgccaattttttaaagacaTAATTGCAAAGGAACAGGCAACAGGAACAGGAAATAACCAATCGCATTGCTCGATTTGGCATCCGTACAtactcaaatcgtgtaacgcgattggttattccctgttcctgttgCCTGTTGCCTCCCATTGTGTCTCCAGCTTAACAAccgttatattacgtgtttcTTCTATTACAGGGATATACTGCGTTTGGTGGCGGAAAAACACCGACGCAGGGACCCGTGCAGGCGAAACCCGCTCCGTAGAAGGAACCTCCTCCGAAGTAGAAGGAACCCACGCTAGAGACACTAGAAGTAAGGGCTCATGCCAACAGGACGCGGTAACGCAGCAATGCGGCAACGCGGTGCCAATCACCGTCTAGCTTTACATTTACGTTGTGTTGTGTTACTTCTAGTATCTCTAACCCACGCCGACGAATCAACGCGCAGCGATGAGGGAGGATTACAAGGAGGGATACGCGGAAGAACAACGGCACGGAACCTTGGAGAGTGCATGTTGCCAGTATTGCAACAATGTTTTCACGCAAGCGGTTGCAATATAATGTAACAGAGGCTGCGTTTCGATACTGTAAGTACTGACGAAGTGACGTCACTCAGTAGAACTGCAAGATCGTTCCGTTATTACTGTGCTGCTTCTTTCGCGCTATGGCGCTACAATAAAGCCTATTAAGCCCGTATCAGACTACGTATTGGAGATTGGAGATTGCGAATTGGAGATTGGAATTTGACGAATCAAAACAAAGCAGACCCAGTATGCTTTGTTCTGATTGGTCAAATTTCAATCTCCAATTCGCAATCTCCACTCTCTAATACGTAGTCTGATACGGGCTTTACACAAAGGAACAGGcaacaggaacagggaatagccaatcgcgttgctcgatttggtcatccgtactcaaatcgtgtaacgcgattggttattccctgttcctattgcctgttcctttgcattgtgtaatagGGTACGGTCAAAGTCACGCTTCGAAGCGCTTCCAGACACCCTCCATCCTTCTTCTCATTTAacagaaggaaaaggatagaaagtgtctagaagcGCCTCGCAGTGTGACTTTGACCGTACCTAATGGTGTCTGCAGTACTGCAGTTATCTGTTGTTAGCATTGACATTAGAATACATAGACGGAGCCTTCTCAGAGGGGAAGCTGATAAATGCGGTAAGGGGGGTAGTGCATGAACTTCGGGTAATTCCGTGGTTAGCGGTTCGGTTATGTTCGGCGTTGCATGACAATTCCATCGACATCAACAATTCGCAATGAgatttttatggaaatgtttgaagaacatttatttttgacaaatcgcgaacgctattttaataattttatatatatgtattaaataataaatggaaataaaagttttttgcTTTATGAAGCTAAACCGTATctaaaatgtgtaaaaatttgcaaaaggAGAAACACTTTGAAAGGTAAATAGAGTTGAGAACTCTTGATCTAAATacgcatatacagggtggcccattttaatttatacagtcgattttttaaaaaactaaaagagatacgaaaaaatgtttcagacagacatgtaagaaattgaaggtgatcttcgcgtgaccttcaaacgactattcaaggtcaaaccaatggtatcatcttatgtccccctcgaaatcgtgacatgtctgtctgaaacattttttcgtatctcttttagttttttaaaaaatcgactgtataaattaaaatgggccaccctgtatataaagaaattcaatagaatataaaatacaatatagagCACACAtacttgtaaatttattattttacaactgtaaatataactatataataaaataattggcgTCATAcctgtttcattattatttgataataatataaatcaagtCAACAAACCATTTAGTTCACTTTACTTActcaataaaattacatataatttcttattaacatAACTATAAACTAATCTaggtttcaaataatttacttacaaGTGGAATGAAAACTTTCTGTTTgcagctttttctttttctaattgttcagaatttttattatttatacgattaTTGCAGCCAAATACACAAAACTCATGTCACTGATAGAAATCCAAAAGGTCATAATCACTTTAGATATCAATACATAAGCACAAGCACACATGTGAGCAGGAGCTCCGTCAACTGAACCATTAGCCGAACGTTAGCCGAACGTAACCGAATTCGACCGAAGTTCATGTAGTTTGGGGGAACTGGGGGGTTCCCCCTTACCGCGAATATCAGGCTCCCCCTCACCTTCTTCGATAGCTAAGGCTCCGTCTATGTATTCTAATGTCAATGGTTGTTAGCTATCTGTTACAAAAACATAACCTACCAATAGAGATAATCGATTAATCTATGCTAAATAACCCTAGAGAGGAGGTGGGTTGAAGGCGTTTTCGTCCCAACCGGGacactaaaaaaaaaaataatcgattaagGGGAtactggagctgctagtgaacttcttcgcgatggtgctgccatcgcacaatatttgcacaataaaatgtttttttacaaaaatttggcaatttgtacgcacaaaatcgctgttgagcggtgtttggatacaattaaggaatatgagactgtttttcgaagtgactttagaagcgtcataaaagaaaattctgttttcctttaggattagaggttagaatacaggagaacgcagaattctcttttatgacgcttctaaagtcacttcgaaaagcatcctcatattccttaattgtgtccaaacaccgctcaacagcgattttgtgcgtacaaattgccaaatttttgtaaaaagcattttattgtgcaaatattgtgcgatggcagcaccatcgcgaagaagttcactagcagctccagcatccccttaatatATATCGTAAAACGTCAAGAAGCAATTGCAAGTATCTCGCTTTTGACAACATAGGCTGCGTGTATTACTACATATGCACAGCAATATTTACAactaatttatatttgcaggTTGAAGGATTCGTATACACTTGATCGTAATACCTGTAATTGAATGTAATACCTTAATCGTATTGGTGTGGTTGATTAATAACCGAGCTGacgtgttatttaattcgaggttcatatgtaatgtaatataataaaggcAAATGTTCATTGTATCGCTCGTCGCTCTGCGACGAATATGGAAACGGAACGAAATCAATGCGCGCATCGCATTGGTTGTGAACTATGCGCTCAATGCGTGAAACGGAAGGCACGGGTGCGTTCCATTTAACGCTCGCAACGACCGCGAAGGCGCGAacatcattctatctttattgttcagtgagcaataaagacagcgTAGTCGCGTGACGCGTCGCAGACTCGCGGGAATCGTTTTACGTTGTTGCATCAGCAGGTGCAATGTTCGCCTATTTTTGGGTGTTTCGCGCTGCCGAATGTGATTTCCGTGGCGCGTGAGTCCTAACCGTAAAATGGCCGAGTCCGAACAGAGGAGCAAGGACGGTAGCAATACGGCGTCGTCAAAGGAAACAATGGTCAAGCAGGAGAAGCGCGAGAGTACGTTGACGAATGGCGGGAAGGGCTCCGGCGATGACGCAGACAGCCTCGAGGAGTTACCGCTCGACATAGGCGAGCATTATCTCGTTCGCAGATCCGATGACTCCTGGCGTGCGTAAGATCAGCCTTTTACGTATACAAACCCTTTAGATCTTCACTTTGTAAATATTcttgttgtttttttattgtttccttCTTatcaagattttaaaaaatttgaggATCGTGCTGTCGTGTTCGTAtcgtatttacataatttttccgCAAAGAAACCTTGCAATTACAGGTTATGATGCATACAATAAACTTTATTGCGTAGGGATTCCATTTTCATTCTTTGTACGAGAAATTGCTGTAGAAAGTATACGCAGTCACGTTGTCGTGATGTCAAAATATGATCAATGTTATCGGTTATTTTATCGTTGTACAGATCCTGCTGAGATTATCCAGACACGTTACAACGAGAATGAGAATCACTACGAATACTATGTCCACTATGAGGGACACAACAGAAGATTGGACGAGTGGGTACCTCGCGACAGAATCATGTCCAGCAGGTTTGACATGAGCGAGATAGAGCGGCACGACAGAAATTCTGGGACTGATCTGTTGGCAGATTCCTCAGATCGTAAAATTACTAGAAACCAAAAGAGGCGCCATGACGAGATTAATCACGTGCAGAAGGTAAATACGACACAGTGGGattgtcataaatattttttaatttttcattttattatcaaatctGCTTGTatgttttcattattatatttttattacctaGACTTATGCAGAAATGGATCCTACTACAGCTGCCCTGGAGAAGGAGCACGAAGCTATAACAAAAGTCAAGTACATAGACAGAATACAGATTGGTAAGTATCATTGTTGCATTTGTTCGCATAATCCAAATGATGCAAAAAGGATCTCATGATTTGCAAAAGTTTGCTTTTAGGCAAGTATGAGATCGATACTTGGTATTTTAGTCCATATCCCGAAGAATATGGCAAACAGCCGAAGCTTTGGATCTGTGAGTATTGCTTGAAGTACATGCGTCTCGAGAAAACGTACAGGTATCACATGGTAAGACTGAAATGTGACTCGTACTGTTGCTATTAAGGAATATTAGTTGACAGTTTCATCGTGATACGATATTTTCGTTTCAGAGCGAATGCACCCACCGTCAACCAGTTGGAAAGGAGATCTATCGGAAGGGAACACTGAGCATCTGGGAAGTGGACGGCAGGGAACATAAGATTTACTGTCAGAATCTATGCTTGCTGGCTAAACTGTTTCTGGATCACAAAACGCTGTACTTCGACGTAGAACCGTTTCTGTTTTACATCTTGTGTGAGGTGGACAAGCACGGAGCACATTTAGTTGGTTACTTTTCTAAGGTACAGTAACTGCGTGAGGCATTTTCCCTCGCtttttatctaaaaaaaataGCAAATTTTGTCTGAATCATTAAAACCGCTGATTACTTGAATTGTTACTTGATCTTGAAGATCAGTTTGTATCGATTGAATGTTTCAAGTATCCCTTGGAACTTAAACTTTTATAGCtgtgaatttttcattttcaggAAAAGGAATCGCCTGACGGCAATAACGTCGCGTGTATCTTGACTCTACCGCCTTTCCAAAGACAGGGCTACGGCAAACTGCTGATAGCTTTTAGCTACGAATTGAGCAGAATTGAGCAAACTGTGGGAAGTCCGGAGAAACCTTTGAGCGACCTGGGGAAATTATCTTACCGCAGCTACTGGAGCTGGATTCTGCTGGAAATCCTTCGAGATTTTAGGGGAACGCTTAGCATCAAGGATCTCAGGTAAGACATCAGCCATACACGCCAACGAAAATGCTTTGACAATGGGACGTAAACGTTAATGCGAGCCTGTTTACAGTCAAATGACCAGCATCTCGCAAACTGACATCATATCGACTCTACAAAGTATGAACATGGTGAAATACTGGAAGGGACAGCACGTCATCTGCGTCACGCCTAAATTAGTGGAGGAACACATAAAGAGCAGCCAGTACAAGAGGCCGCGTCTCACGGTCGACAGCAGTGCGCTAAGATGGGGCGCACCGCCGCGGAAAAACGTGAAACTCGGCAAGAAGTAACATCGATGTGAACGAATTCATTTCACGTTAACACAGAGTACGATATTTATAAGTATTTGCTAGCCACTTCACGGTGCATTCACAAACTTCGAGTGTTAGTGTTCAACTTTTC contains:
- the LOC105286928 gene encoding histone acetyltransferase KAT8 isoform X1; translation: MAESEQRSKDGSNTASSKETMVKQEKRESTLTNGGKGSGDDADSLEELPLDIGEHYLVRRSDDSWHPAEIIQTRYNENENHYEYYVHYEGHNRRLDEWVPRDRIMSSRFDMSEIERHDRNSGTDLLADSSDRKITRNQKRRHDEINHVQKTYAEMDPTTAALEKEHEAITKVKYIDRIQIGKYEIDTWYFSPYPEEYGKQPKLWICEYCLKYMRLEKTYRYHMSECTHRQPVGKEIYRKGTLSIWEVDGREHKIYCQNLCLLAKLFLDHKTLYFDVEPFLFYILCEVDKHGAHLVGYFSKEKESPDGNNVACILTLPPFQRQGYGKLLIAFSYELSRIEQTVGSPEKPLSDLGKLSYRSYWSWILLEILRDFRGTLSIKDLSQMTSISQTDIISTLQSMNMVKYWKGQHVICVTPKLVEEHIKSSQYKRPRLTVDSSALRWGAPPRKNVKLGKK
- the LOC105286928 gene encoding histone acetyltransferase KAT8 isoform X2, whose amino-acid sequence is MTPGVHPAEIIQTRYNENENHYEYYVHYEGHNRRLDEWVPRDRIMSSRFDMSEIERHDRNSGTDLLADSSDRKITRNQKRRHDEINHVQKTYAEMDPTTAALEKEHEAITKVKYIDRIQIGKYEIDTWYFSPYPEEYGKQPKLWICEYCLKYMRLEKTYRYHMSECTHRQPVGKEIYRKGTLSIWEVDGREHKIYCQNLCLLAKLFLDHKTLYFDVEPFLFYILCEVDKHGAHLVGYFSKEKESPDGNNVACILTLPPFQRQGYGKLLIAFSYELSRIEQTVGSPEKPLSDLGKLSYRSYWSWILLEILRDFRGTLSIKDLSQMTSISQTDIISTLQSMNMVKYWKGQHVICVTPKLVEEHIKSSQYKRPRLTVDSSALRWGAPPRKNVKLGKK